The Carassius auratus strain Wakin unplaced genomic scaffold, ASM336829v1 scaf_tig00217097, whole genome shotgun sequence sequence cgatacattgatgtgtaaagaaacaaaacgatcagtctgtgaaagaaactgaacagtatttataaagttttttatttctgATTCACGCAATGGCCAAACTGTTTGAACTCTAGGCACGTCCTCCTGAGCATGTTTTCAAGCAGGCGAGTGAgacgtcttcttcttcttgctttatggcggatcgcagatgtataagtgcattaccaccaccgaTCTCTCAAGTGgacattgacactcctaattgagtttattattattattattacaatttatttaaaaagggaCCATGTacaattttaaaggggtcatatgatgggaTTAAAGTGTTATAAGGTctcggtgcataaagaagatctgtaaagttgcaaagactacagTCTCAGATCCAAagtgattttatttatcaaagttaagactccaCATCCCCCAAAAAAcaactcattcaaacacacccccacgtgtacgtcactatgtggaaatatttgcgtttgcgtaatgccgcccaaatgttcacacaaagaaagaaggcatggtttcagtaaccgcagttagtgttgaagcagccatgttaGGGAGATGTTGTCTGTGTctaggcaaaagcaaaagcactttatttggtcttctgaaagtagatgtATTTAGGAatatttaagattacttacaacagaacagcaacgcatttttttcacaactgtttcgtgaacctaggagagggggtaattctgactttgctacaacttggctcttctgaatcagctactgaatgttttgttattagattaagaatttgctattgactgttaaGATGTAGAGTTTTGTgcgttgcatgtgtgtgtgtgtgcttgtgtgtgagagagagagagtcacatcACAGTGGAGTCAGTTGTCTTAACCATCCGTGGCTAGTGTACTGCAAACCCATACAAGCTTCATTACTGTGTCTGTCATGCGACTCTgtttcccctttcaggcttgaactgatggtaaaactaaggacattaccAACTGTCTttagatttattttgaaagatgaagctcacgattgtggaaaggggcattacatttctgacgagtgcttgcagtgttcggccaatcacaatgaacTGGGTcggttggccaatcagagcagatcggcgcttgtcagaaggagggactttgtagaaaatgacacgtttgagagaggcggagcATAGAGGACatacagtaatgtacagtattagAAAAactatgtgttttttgaacattaaagcatgtcaacatattctgtaacacaaaataaacaaaatagtgaACTTTAAAAAAGAGCATTATATGAGTTCTTTAACATAAATGTTTCAATTTCATTTGTTGTACCGAATTTAGCCAATGACAAATTTTCATCCACAGTCCCTTGGCAggtaaacagaaaaataaaacaacaaacacataCATCTGTAGGACAGATTGTAGATAGTGTGTCGaaggtccatttgagagataggtggtggtaatgcaacataaagcaagaagaagaagaagaggatgcCTCACGTACCTGCTTGAGAATGCGCTTAGGAGGACACACTCAGGAGAGATCTAAGAGTTTGGAAattgcatgaatcagaggtaaaaaacattataaatacatacagtttATGCATAGACTGATTGATTTGTGTCTTTACAAAACAATCTATCGTCatgagccacagggtttaattttgtttgtgtatgtgttattatttttgcattgtttgtttgagccatgattcccattcaactctattataagactgacagactgcaacggtttgtgttaaaaatcgtTGTTTGAGTTCTAGTGCAGAAACAAGTACAGTTTCACTGTACACTTGGTTCAAATATGGATGAATAGAGTAGATGTGTGCACACACTACCAGAGAACACTTACTAAATTAACCAGAATGAGACTGAATTCAGTGATAAGCATACAAACAGCATAGAATGCACTTATCAGACGTACTGTCTTCTTACCTCTGTCAACCCTTCTTTGCGTCTCTGAAATCGTTCCACATCATCAATTTCGTACACTTTGATCTCGAAGGGCTCCTTCATAGCACCCCCCATTGGAGGCAGATCGACCCACTGGCCTGCTGCACCAACCTTCCTGCCCAGAGAAGAGGTGTCTGGCAGAGGAGCAGGAATCAGACGGCGTCGCTGCAGGCCTGGAGGAGTCACACAGGGTAATGCTCTTCATGTGGGCCGGATATGAACAGCAGAGTTTGTTGGGATgcttttaaatatgtatgagGCTTGTAAGTGGTTACAGgatttaaagcaaaaattatTGTTGGGTAAATGCAGATTAAAGAATAGGGTAAATGCAAATTAAACACCAGATATGCATTATAACATTGGGTTCATAAATTTAAATGGCCTAAATAGACTGACTGGTTAGACAGGATGCTTTACTAATATTTACTGTCCTGGTGGAATCTTAGGTAAAAGCCATAGAGTACTGTGCAACAACAATGGTCTTTATGTCAGACTGTATGAAACATCATAGTGGAGATTTTGGCCCCATTTGTCTCCAATGACTGCTCGTAGGGACAGTTATACTAGAACACTGTGATGTAAACATTGGCTAAGACACTCAATTTAAAGGTGAGGATGGAAATAATACTTTTTAGGATGgaaataataagcaatatttttggTCCTCATTATCATAGTCTAGATACATTACAACACGTATTACAACAACCTTTAATGTAATACCAATTTTCCATTCTAACCTTTGAAGGCCATATAATAAATACTGAATTGATCACCATTAAATAGCGCCCTGAGTGGTTTCCCAGTAAAACTCACCATTAGATCTCTTTTTGGGAGATTTTGAGGCCTTTGTTCGACTGGACGTGGACACTCCACTCTCACTCATGGAATCATGGGCAGAAGATGCACTCCCTGTGGTTTCACTGTCCCTGATCATGCTCTCATAGCCACTGCTGCCACCACTGTGATAAAAAAGTGCAGTGCGCCCCATGGCAGGAGGCAGTTCACCACTTAGTACACTGCTGTTGTCACTACCGTGACCACTACTATAGCGCTGAGGACGGCGAGGGGCTGTGATCTTGCTGTAAGGAGAAGGCAAATGAGCAGCCAGTGGAGTCTCACTGGAAGTTCTGGCATCATTGCTGCCATCTGCTTGGTCAGAGCCCCTGAGGTGTTTCTTGGAACTACCAACTGCTAATTCACTGACCCGGCTGTTGGCTGCACGAATCGCTTGCTTTGTGCCCATAATAGTACCCCTTCCTTGTTTAGTATTGGAGCTTGTGACAGAGCGTGTTGGGGGCTTTCCAGTTGGAGGTAGACTGGTGTTCCGAGCAGCTGAGACAGCAAGGAACTTGGTGGAGGAGCTAAGAGACTTTGAACCAGTACTCAACAAGGTCTTCCCTTTGTTGCCATTCCCGACAATGGATCTAGGAGTTATACTGGCTTTTATCTGTCCAAGCTTACAAATTCCACTAGTAGATGGAGGGGAAGTAATGGTTGGTGTAGATATTGAACAGGGTGTCCCAGGTTTTGGCACCATTTTAGCAGATTTGCCAGTGCTACTGATACTGAGATTACTGTTTTCCCTTGATGTTATTGGTTTGGAACTCACAGAGGTTAAACTGTCAAACCTTTCAAGCGACAAAAGACTACCAAAATGCCTTCCATTGTCTCCTTTAGCACTATGTGTTCTGAGACTAGAAGCTGTCTTCAGGCTGGAGGACTTAAAGCTAAAGGATTCCCCTCTAACTCGAACTTCAAAGTCCTCCTCAGAAACCGATGCTTTGGAGGAAGACAATCTTGTTCCATCATTACCTACAGACTTTAAGGCACTAGGAGACAACAAAATGCGTGTTCTCTGGTCGAGGCTTGACTTTCGGACAGGTGGAGCAGGGGGTGACATGCTTCCGGACTTAGGGAGCATACTACCCTTCTGTCCATTAACTCTCTTTCCTAAGGATGAGAATTTCAGGCTACCAGTTGTTTGAGAGGCATCATTACCCCATTTCATCTCAGAGGAGCTATGGGACACTGAGACCATGCCAAGAGTGGTGGCTCCTCTCCTGAGCTGAGGCATCTTGCTCAGGTCCCCTTTCTTAACACTTGACTTCTCACAACCATCCACAACCCTTTGAGATGTGGACGATACATGCATTTTAGGAGGACGAGGTACACTGTTGCTATTCCCGCTTGTCTTTCTGGATGCAATTCCACTCGTGCCATTTTTCTGTTGCTTGCTAACAGAGCTAAACTCAGAATTTCTGGCTGAGTGTAGCCCACTACTAGTGTGGGTCCATTGTTCTTCTATTCTGCTACCTTGGTGTTGTAGCTCATGGCTGTAGCTAATACTAGAAGTTGCAGTTTGGGTGCTCTTTCTAGGGAGTGTAGAAATGTATGAGATCTGGGCAGACTGTGAGGTCATGAGTCTATTAGATCTTATTGACTTTGGACCACCAAGGGATGCTTTGGTACTGTCGTGAGATAGAGGGCACTTAGATATGGACAATTTGTCAATGGTTGCAGAATATTCTTGTTCTGAAAAGCAAATTCCACTGTCACCCAGTGGAATATTCGTTCTTTGTTGGGAGAAAGACTCAGTGTGTAAACCACCAGGTAAATCCATCATGGAGCTGCTGACTGGTCCCTTGCGCACTCCCTTTGATGGCTCATCACTACTTGGGGTACAAATATCTGTCTTGCAAGACAAGGACCCAACTGAAGAGCATGCAGTTGCATGACCAGCTGTAAATTCCTCCTGTGTCTTGGAAGTAGCACCTTGGTTTAGCTGGGACCTGTTCATCTGACATGTGTATGCGTCAAATTCATCGTTGATGCTGCTGATAATGCTAACAGGCCGTGAGTGAGATGCCAGGGCCTGCAAAGAGCAGTCTGGGTTGAAGTTAATGATGCTGGATGGTCTCCCATTGTCTGGAACCAGACTAGCAGGTAGCTCTTCAACCACCGTAAACACCAGCTCATCCTCTCCATTGAGCTCCACAGGCTGCTGCAGTGTAACTGTAGTCCTTAAAACATCCCTATCGAGGCACCTGTTCCTCAGAGTAGCACGTAGATGGCTTACTTCCATAGGACTTCTACTGAGGTGATGGGATCTGTCAGTAATTGGGGAGTCATTGCGTTCTCCCTGCCTTAGGGCTTGCTGGCTCATACCTACTGGAGGTGTCCGTGTGGCTAAGCCCCACTCGGTATTCAAAAGTGAGGTCTTTGAAATGTTCTGCAAGGATGAAGAGGCATTGGGATTTTGAATAAGTCCTCTACTAAAAactttctctctcacaacagGTTCTGAATCTTGTCTTAAAGTAGTGTTAATTTCAGATGCTGCCCCATGTTGCAGGTATGCAGGCTTTTGTAGAGTACACTTGGCAGTACTGTTTGATACAGAAGCCCCTTCTGATGCTTTTTCCATGCCACTTTTGGAGGCCGTCTGTTGGCCTTTTCCTTCACTGGTGAAACTAGATGTGCTCTCACTGCCATCTATACACTCAAGCCGTTCCTGTAACTCTGCAAAGGTGTTGCATTTGAGGTGGTCCCCATCAGAATTAGGTCCCTCTTTTACACGCTTCTTGTTCAGAGAGGGAATGATAGGAACAAATGCAGGGGGGCCTTCATTGTCGCTGAGTTCACGATCAGAGATAGGGGTCCCACCAGGCCCCACATAAATCACTGTATCACATGAGTGCTCACTGCTGGAGGAGTAATCTGGGTCACTGGATAACATTGCAGGATGGTCTGGGTCAAGAGCCACAGTCCGAGGGTAGAAGGGTCTCCGTCTGATGTGTCCTTCTTCACAGGAGCTTTCCCCTCCAGAGGAACTTGATGCATACTGAACAAAATAACATACCAAACTGACTTCAATATATCTTTGCAGACAGCtcttttaaaacatatatatatattcagagagACATCCCTTCACGAAACAGCATGTAATATCAACAGAGGTGAAATGTGCATACCAAAGGAGAAGCTAAAATAGTTTTCAATACTATGCATATGTTAGAAGGAAAGTATTTTTTTAGGtctataaaatgttaatatattctgTCAAAACAGCTTAATTGTGGTGAAAATTGTCTCTGTGATGGGAAAGGTTACATGCTGTTCTCCCTCTGGATCAAATGCATTGAATACATTTGTTGATTACATGACATAGGTCAAAGAGAAATGTTGCAGTTAAATTATCActgtaacatttgtttctctgataACTCACTATTTAAATTGTGAATAATTCTGATGAATAAAagccaaaatgtaatttaagaaaATTACAGTCCTGACCTACTGATTAATGtataaagacaagaaaaaaatgtagacaaaaagctgataaatatatatatatatatatatatatatatatatatatatatatatatatatatatatatatatatatatatatatatatatatatatatatatatatatatttagcaaatatCATACTGTCACTGTACCAAAGTCAAAAtaaattttccaaaaatatatatattaaaaacaatctggaaaatattattgttaattcaaataattataatataactaCTAAGCATTTTCACAATAAATAGTGGTCCAAaacatctttttctctttttcattttttacttttagaatGGTTTATTGCAGGACTTTCTGCCTTATATGATCTTGGTACCATGACTTTAgtgtcaattattttttaaagaactatGACTACAAAAGCATACACTATTCAAATGATCAATATATCAGTTTGAATCACAAACCTTGGATTTCTTCTTTCTCATGCGGTGAATACGGGAGGCAAGCTGCACAGTGGTGAGAGATTCCGCATAATTGGCTGGCGAGTCAGAGATGTGGGCGATCATGGTGGTTCTACAGTTGATGTTGCCCAGCGTTTCCCTCAGCAGCATGGTAAGCTTGCTGTCTCTGAATTATACatcaaaaaatattcttgttagCCAAAAAGGAAGATAGGCTTTACAACTGCCTTTTCCCTCTAGCATCATTGAGAGGTTGTCTTAAGATAGAGGATTATGAGTCATCCTTGAATAAAAAGAATCCAAAGAAAATGATCCTTACTTTCTGGTGACCTGAtttggaatgtttttattttactcaaaatattcattttctcTGCTCATGTCACTGTATTTACTATCCCACCTTCCGGTGAGTATTTCTTAATTTCCTTTCAGCATAAATCTGCTCCTCCCTGACCCACATTCCTATGAATAGGCCTACATACTACCTCAAGTCCAATTCACTGTGGCTGGTTTCTCCTCCTGCAAAGCTGGCTAATTGGCTTCATTGATCTGAGGAGGGTGAGAATGAAACCCTTGCAGATGCAGATCAGGAGGACTCAATGTGTGCTCAGAGACACATTACCACTATTAACAGAGATATATCATCTCCCACTATTGGTTTATATTGATTTATTGAACCATAAAACACTTACCTGTATGGCACATGCTTGGCTCCATTGGCCAAAGCTAGGATGACATTTCCAAGGGCACCCAATGACAGACACTGGCCTCTTCCTCCATCTCGCGTTTGACTCAAATCAGACTCACAACTGCCCAAATCCAGAAGATGCAGACGGCTACGACTCCCAGACACTGTAAAGTTATGCACAGCATGTTAAAACAGAAATTGACTCCCAATGTTGAAGCCTCTTTGGGCTTAAAATCCCATTTAAACACAACCTACGAATGCTGTAGTTGCCCTGCACATTAAGCTGAAAGAGAAGAAAGTATTTTATCATCAAAAAGGACACAGGTACCACACATCACAGTGTTGCAGGGGACCTTATAAGACAGCAGTTAGATATAGGATCTCTGCTAGGTAAGTGGTGATTCAATATCCTTGGCAGTCCATCAAACAGCAAGCAATAAAAGTAAGTACAGCTAGTTAGATTACAGACCCATGTAGGTCACTAGAGTAAAATTCATTCAGCTTTATTACAGAAGATGCATTTATTTCACACTGAGATGGAGGCCATTAACCTCACGTCGGAAGGATTTACAAAGCCAGCGCTAGGAACCGAAACCCTCTGTGGAGCGGGAATGCAAACGAGCTTCTCATTTCATGCTGGGCTCTATAAACATCTCTGCAGAAGAGACTCCAGCctcattatatattaaaatctattcTGGCTAGTGTCAATGGCCAGAACTAAGCCTGTATTGCAGCGATGGGAGCGCGATGCTAATGATCATTCTAATGTTGACATGCTGACTTGACAGGATGGCTACGCCCAGTAATGAAAATGTGCTAACCATTCTTGTTAGCATTCTCATAAAGCCGTTATCAGCGGGACTAAATTGAGGTAACTGATACTCTCTGTGAACATGGAGAGCATGATAATGGAAAAGTCAGGTATCGGCCGCCCTCAGTAACAGTCTTCTCAAAATACTAATGATGCATGAAGATATATGATATGAATTCTCAGACAGTTATAAGGTGGTATAACTTAATCTTTGAGGTGGAGGTAGATAGCctttaaagttgttttattttgagcCCTGGAATTTAAGGTATGCCTGTTCAAAATACTATTTTAGCATTTCTTCTAAACACTGAAAGTATTCTGTCATAAATATCACATTTCAATAAGGCTTTTCTAAGTAAATGTGAAAATGAGCATAGTAAGACATACTTCCTGTTTTGGTGCTCTTCTCCATACGGTACTGGGAAATGTGTAGTGTGAAGAGCATGTGAGAATTCCGGCGGTCCTCTTCCTTACAGTCAGATCTGCTGGTGCTGCGTGCTGCCAGAGCTGCATCCAGGAAGAATGCTGCCCTCTCTGCAGAGTATGCCCGCAACTCGCTCTGGTTCTGCAGCTGGACACATTTTAAAGTTAGAGTGAGACAcagagattaagaaagagaattGAGACAGAAGCAATTTGATgttgattaattagattaaataatatttccatttgaCAGTAGTCAAAGACTGGTGACTTGTGATTACTGTATACTACCTTTCAAACATTTGGGATCAgcatgattattttattaaataaattaatacattatttggCAAGGAtccattgatcaaaagtgacagtaaatacattaagaatgttaaaaaaaatatatttttttaaaaatgctgttcttttaagctTTGTAATCAtcaaataattcagattttttaatgatttttcacaaaatattaattagcacaactatttacaactttgataataatatgaaatgtttatttttttaagatttctgaAGAATTCTGTGAAACTAAAGACTGAAAaaacagtaaattaataaataacatgtatttataaaaaattaaaattctacattatttattttaaaatttaaaaattgtaataatatttcccaatattacaatttttactgtatttttaattaaagaaatgcaGCCATAATGAGCATGagacttttgaacattagtgtatataaaaaagacataattaggtgacacattatatttaatattttcaatatttttatctAAAAACCTAATTTGTCTATTTAAtctattccctgggaatcaaacccataaccTTGGTATTGCTAGCACCATGCTCTATTATTGACAAACTCTATGTACCTGTGATCCACAGACCGGATCCTCTCGCAGGGAAATTCCTGCACCCTGACTGTCCTGGGAAGTCCCTGTGGAAAAGTCAGCCAACAGGTCTCGCAGCACCTCCTCCCTGCCACAGATTTCCACAGCAGACACGCGGATGGAGAAACGTGTGCCAGctttctctttcctttcctcGATGAGCTTGAAAAGCCAAGAGATAGCACAGGGTGCCGCACCCAAGCTCTGTGTAGAGCTGTCCCTGCCGATCATTGTGTAGCTTTTGcctgtgaagtaaaaaaaaacaaaaaaaaactggctatTGATAATGAGGGATATAaccaaattaattttgatgacTGGGTACGTGAGGAAGACAATACTATATTATGTTTTAACTGTCCTTACATGATTAATGTGAAACTTGACAGGAAAAAGGGAGCAGCGTTTGTCAACATAGACATGATAA is a genomic window containing:
- the LOC113099992 gene encoding kinesin-like protein KIF26A isoform X2; this translates as MRSHYWVQGAGRSPDSRRFTVVEVSASSVSVQSPALNPRKRIHSAEEVQCGSRPNPEGAGSVSVTELSYSENKHGRESLCQRCQIIAKQLNRQARELAEPGTLKDPSFAAFLLDKLQTVEWPPRSCGAQSSCEVCGTPLHYLRRLALHSALGLAFDMPDLQPGPLSGLLPPRVASHSSISPSASWEWPTQCSPVSRSQKLTGHPCGPQSREKTQEMGWNQDGAARVGGKRTCLATVTPLPLHAQHYLEGVWRVTSTSEHLRSLSPTIASRSSRTSAVPLVSPSGQKPSHHDHPAIPAAPQTSTAASFFLRAAQKLNLSKRKKPQPLPPSPPDPEEPFFYTDGFSAALQLSPPPVPPCLLRAGSKVKDSPGMGKVKVMVRICPAKGLRDTSESMSFLKVDSHKKQLTFCEPPTSTRSTSATAPKMFTFDAVFTQDASQAEVCSGTVAEVIQSAVNGADGCIFCFGQADLGKSYTMIGRDSSTQSLGAAPCAISWLFKLIEERKEKAGTRFSIRVSAVEICGREEVLRDLLADFSTGTSQDSQGAGISLREDPVCGSQLQNQSELRAYSAERAAFFLDAALAARSTSRSDCKEEDRRNSHMLFTLHISQYRMEKSTKTGMSGSRSRLHLLDLGSCESDLSQTRDGGRGQCLSLGALGNVILALANGAKHVPYRDSKLTMLLRETLGNINCRTTMIAHISDSPANYAESLTTVQLASRIHRMRKKKSKYASSSSGGESSCEEGHIRRRPFYPRTVALDPDHPAMLSSDPDYSSSSEHSCDTVIYVGPGGTPISDRELSDNEGPPAFVPIIPSLNKKRVKEGPNSDGDHLKCNTFAELQERLECIDGSESTSSFTSEGKGQQTASKSGMEKASEGASVSNSTAKCTLQKPAYLQHGAASEINTTLRQDSEPVVREKVFSRGLIQNPNASSSLQNISKTSLLNTEWGLATRTPPVGMSQQALRQGERNDSPITDRSHHLSRSPMEVSHLRATLRNRCLDRDVLRTTVTLQQPVELNGEDELVFTVVEELPASLVPDNGRPSSIINFNPDCSLQALASHSRPVSIISSINDEFDAYTCQMNRSQLNQGATSKTQEEFTAGHATACSSVGSLSCKTDICTPSSDEPSKGVRKGPVSSSMMDLPGGLHTESFSQQRTNIPLGDSGICFSEQEYSATIDKLSISKCPLSHDSTKASLGGPKSIRSNRLMTSQSAQISYISTLPRKSTQTATSSISYSHELQHQGSRIEEQWTHTSSGLHSARNSEFSSVSKQQKNGTSGIASRKTSGNSNSVPRPPKMHVSSTSQRVVDGCEKSSVKKGDLSKMPQLRRGATTLGMVSVSHSSSEMKWGNDASQTTGSLKFSSLGKRVNGQKGSMLPKSGSMSPPAPPVRKSSLDQRTRILLSPSALKSVGNDGTRLSSSKASVSEEDFEVRVRGESFSFKSSSLKTASSLRTHSAKGDNGRHFGSLLSLERFDSLTSVSSKPITSRENSNLSISSTGKSAKMVPKPGTPCSISTPTITSPPSTSGICKLGQIKASITPRSIVGNGNKGKTLLSTGSKSLSSSTKFLAVSAARNTSLPPTGKPPTRSVTSSNTKQGRGTIMGTKQAIRAANSRVSELAVGSSKKHLRGSDQADGSNDARTSSETPLAAHLPSPYSKITAPRRPQRYSSGHGSDNSSVLSGELPPAMGRTALFYHSGGSSGYESMIRDSETTGSASSAHDSMSESGVSTSSRTKASKSPKKRSNGLQRRRLIPAPLPDTSSLGRKVGAAGQWVDLPPMGGAMKEPFEIKVYEIDDVERFQRRKEGLTEGLQYFNARLRMLEKRQQQIRELRANHEKLKKELEDAKTHLMLDPSKWMGEFDVDPDLDQESQDYLEALAQATGDLEFCVNLCKSRVMMETCFDIAVPSIPGQSGQQEMEV
- the LOC113099992 gene encoding kinesin-like protein KIF26A isoform X1 is translated as MDWRELAAQKLNLSKRKKPQPLPPSPPDPEEPFFYTDGFSAALQLSPPPVPPCLLRAGSKVKDSPGMGKVKVMVRICPAKGLRDTSESMSFLKVDSHKKQLTFCEPPTSTRSTSATAPKMFTFDAVFTQDASQAEVCSGTVAEVIQSAVNGADGCIFCFGQADLGKSYTMIGRDSSTQSLGAAPCAISWLFKLIEERKEKAGTRFSIRVSAVEICGREEVLRDLLADFSTGTSQDSQGAGISLREDPVCGSQLQNQSELRAYSAERAAFFLDAALAARSTSRSDCKEEDRRNSHMLFTLHISQYRMEKSTKTGMSGSRSRLHLLDLGSCESDLSQTRDGGRGQCLSLGALGNVILALANGAKHVPYRDSKLTMLLRETLGNINCRTTMIAHISDSPANYAESLTTVQLASRIHRMRKKKSKYASSSSGGESSCEEGHIRRRPFYPRTVALDPDHPAMLSSDPDYSSSSEHSCDTVIYVGPGGTPISDRELSDNEGPPAFVPIIPSLNKKRVKEGPNSDGDHLKCNTFAELQERLECIDGSESTSSFTSEGKGQQTASKSGMEKASEGASVSNSTAKCTLQKPAYLQHGAASEINTTLRQDSEPVVREKVFSRGLIQNPNASSSLQNISKTSLLNTEWGLATRTPPVGMSQQALRQGERNDSPITDRSHHLSRSPMEVSHLRATLRNRCLDRDVLRTTVTLQQPVELNGEDELVFTVVEELPASLVPDNGRPSSIINFNPDCSLQALASHSRPVSIISSINDEFDAYTCQMNRSQLNQGATSKTQEEFTAGHATACSSVGSLSCKTDICTPSSDEPSKGVRKGPVSSSMMDLPGGLHTESFSQQRTNIPLGDSGICFSEQEYSATIDKLSISKCPLSHDSTKASLGGPKSIRSNRLMTSQSAQISYISTLPRKSTQTATSSISYSHELQHQGSRIEEQWTHTSSGLHSARNSEFSSVSKQQKNGTSGIASRKTSGNSNSVPRPPKMHVSSTSQRVVDGCEKSSVKKGDLSKMPQLRRGATTLGMVSVSHSSSEMKWGNDASQTTGSLKFSSLGKRVNGQKGSMLPKSGSMSPPAPPVRKSSLDQRTRILLSPSALKSVGNDGTRLSSSKASVSEEDFEVRVRGESFSFKSSSLKTASSLRTHSAKGDNGRHFGSLLSLERFDSLTSVSSKPITSRENSNLSISSTGKSAKMVPKPGTPCSISTPTITSPPSTSGICKLGQIKASITPRSIVGNGNKGKTLLSTGSKSLSSSTKFLAVSAARNTSLPPTGKPPTRSVTSSNTKQGRGTIMGTKQAIRAANSRVSELAVGSSKKHLRGSDQADGSNDARTSSETPLAAHLPSPYSKITAPRRPQRYSSGHGSDNSSVLSGELPPAMGRTALFYHSGGSSGYESMIRDSETTGSASSAHDSMSESGVSTSSRTKASKSPKKRSNGLQRRRLIPAPLPDTSSLGRKVGAAGQWVDLPPMGGAMKEPFEIKVYEIDDVERFQRRKEGLTEGLQYFNARLRMLEKRQQQIRELRANHEKLKKELEDAKTHLMLDPSKWMGEFDVDPDLDQESQDYLEALAQATGDLEFCVNLCKSRVMMETCFDIAVPSIPGQSGQQEMEV